Proteins encoded together in one Cucurbita pepo subsp. pepo cultivar mu-cu-16 unplaced genomic scaffold, ASM280686v2 Cp4.1_scaffold000271, whole genome shotgun sequence window:
- the LOC111784755 gene encoding auxin-induced protein 22D-like has product MAFERDLNLEATELRLGLPGTSPDNQSPPINSNKRALPSDDQNLPDSARENNSDPTKCTPENPSPTKAQVVGWPPVRSFRKNSFQVKKKDEAVAAVAGGMFIKVSMDGAPFLRKVDLKIYGGYHELLQALENMFKFCLGKFCEREGYNESEFVPTYEDKDGDWMLVGDVPWEMFMSSCKKLRIMKGSEAKGLGCGAV; this is encoded by the exons atggcGTTTGAGAGAGATCTCAACTTGGAAGCCACGGAGCTCCGACTCGGCCTGCCGGGAACCTCGCCGGACAATCAATCTCCTCCGATCAACTCCAACAAAAGAGCTTTGCCGTCCGACGACCAAAACCTGCCGGATTCCGCCCGAGAAAATAACTCCGATCCCACAAAATGCACCCCGGAAAATCCGTCTCCCACCAA GGCACAGGTTGTGGGGTGGCCGCCGGTAAGATCGTTCAGAAAAAATTCTTTTcaagtgaagaaaaaagatgaggcggtggcggcggtggCCGGAGGAATGTTCATAAAGGTGAGCATGGACGGAGCTCCCTTTCTAAGGAAGGTTGATCTCAAGATCTATGGAGGATATCATGAGCTTCTTCAAGCTTTGGAGAACATGTTCAAATTCTGTCTTg GGAAGTTTTGTGAGAGAGAAGGGTATAACGAGTCGGAATTCGTCCCGACTTATGAAGATAAAGATGGCGATTGGATGCTCGTCGGCGACGTTCCATGGGA GATGTTTATGAGCTCATGCAAGAAGCTTAGGATCATGAAGGGATCAGAGGCCAAAGGATTGGGCTGTGGAGCagtgtga
- the LOC111784754 gene encoding photosystem II reaction center W protein, chloroplastic-like — protein sequence MASTLLSHSGITLKGSPKLLPPPLMAAHRLSVVQKMKKGGIKCRLEEKQEGKRSKESMISGTVAAVATTVVAMAGPAVALVDERLSTEGTGLPFGLSNNLLGWILAGMFGFIWALYFVYASSLEEDEDSGLSL from the exons ATGGCTTCCACTCTGCTTTCTCACTCCGGGATTACCCTCAAAGGATCACCCAAGCTTCTTCCGCCGCCACTAATGGCAGCTCACA GATTGTCGGTGGTGCAAAAGATGAAGAAGGGAGGGATTAAGTGCAGGTTGGAAGAGAAGCAAGAAGGAAAGAGGTCAAAAGAAAGCATGATTTCGGGGACGGTGGCGGCCGTGGCGACGACGGTGGTGGCAATGGCGGGGCCGGCGGTGGCGCTGGTGGATGAGAGGTTGAGCACAGAAGGAACAGGGCTGCCCTTTGGTTTGAGCAACAACCTTCTTGGGTGGATTCTGGCAGGGATGTTTGGTTTCATTTGGgctctttattttgtttatgcTTCATCCTTGGAGGAGGATGAAGATTCTGGTTTGTCACTTTGA